The Deltaproteobacteria bacterium CG2_30_66_27 genomic interval GAATTCCTCGCGATCGGCGGATGGGGGCCCGACCTGTCCGGGTGCCGGAAGTGCGGTGAGAAGGAAGGCCGTTCGTACCGGTTTGTCGCTTCGGAGGGGGGGGTCCTGTGCGAGACCTGTCCGCCGGGCGGGGGGTACCCCCTCTCCCTCGGCGCCGTGAGGACATGGAGCGCCCTGCAGAAGGGGAAGTCCGCTGCACGGGGTCGGCTCCGGATTCCCGTCGTGATTGCCGAGGAATTACGAACCGTTATCCCTGGATATGTCGAGTATTGCCTCGGCAAACAGCTCCGGAGCCTGGCAAGAAGTGACCGTTGAGCGATATAACCCCTCAATTTTTCAATGATTTGGCTTGACAACCCCTCCCCCGGGGTGATAACTATCCCTATCACTTCCACCGGGAGGGAACGGTGTTTTTCCAAGATCTCATTCTGTCCCTGCAGAAGTACTGGGCCGACAAGAGATGCGTGATCCATCAGCCATACGACATCGAAGTCGGCGCCGGTACGTTCCATCCCGCCACGTTCCTGCAAGCCCTCGGTCCCGAACCGTGGAACACGGCCTACGTACAGCCGTCCCGCCGCCCGACGGACGGCCGCTACGGTGAGAACCCCAACCGCCTGCAGCACTACTACCAGTTCCAGGTCATCATGAAACCGTGCCCCACGGATTATGTGGAGCTGTACCTCGACTCCCTGCGATCGGTGGGGATCGACCCGTTGAAGCACGACATCCGGTTCGTCGAGGACGACTGGGAATCCCCCACCCTCGGCGCGTGGGGACTCGGGTGGGAGGTGTGGTTGGACGGGATGGAGATCACCCAGTTCACCTACTTCCAGCAGTGCGGCGGGATCGACCTGAAGCCGATCTCCGGGGAGATCACCTACGGCGTCGAACGGATCGCGATGTACCTGCAGAACGTGAACAACGTCTTCGATCTCAAGTGGGTCGGCGACGTCACCTACGGCGACGTTCACCACCGGGGAGAGGTGGAATTCTCGAAGTACAACTTCGAGTCGGCCGACATCCCGATGCTCTTCTCCCTCTTCACGATGTACGAGAAGGAGTGCCGGAGCCTCATCGCGTCGAAGCTCGTCCTTCCCGCCTACGATTACTGCCTCAAGTGCTCCCATGCCTTCAACCTGCTCGACGCCCGGGGCGCGATCTCCGTCACGGAGCGCACCTCCTACATCGGGCGCGTCCGGAACCTGGCCCGCGTGTGCGCAGAAGGGTACCTGAAATCGCGCGAGGAGATGGGCTTCCCGCTCCTCGGGAAGTTCTCCGGCGGAGGTGAGGGACCCACCAAGAAATTACCCGCGATGAGGGATTCCGATGGAACGTGACTATCTGCTCGAGATCGGCTGCGAGGAAATCCCGGCGGGGTTCGTCGGCCCCGCGCTCTGGTTCGGCGGCCGGCAGTTCGAGGGAATGCTGGAAAAGGCCCGCCTCTCCTTCCGGAAGGTCGACATCTACGGTACCCC includes:
- a CDS encoding glycine--tRNA ligase subunit alpha, yielding MFFQDLILSLQKYWADKRCVIHQPYDIEVGAGTFHPATFLQALGPEPWNTAYVQPSRRPTDGRYGENPNRLQHYYQFQVIMKPCPTDYVELYLDSLRSVGIDPLKHDIRFVEDDWESPTLGAWGLGWEVWLDGMEITQFTYFQQCGGIDLKPISGEITYGVERIAMYLQNVNNVFDLKWVGDVTYGDVHHRGEVEFSKYNFESADIPMLFSLFTMYEKECRSLIASKLVLPAYDYCLKCSHAFNLLDARGAISVTERTSYIGRVRNLARVCAEGYLKSREEMGFPLLGKFSGGGEGPTKKLPAMRDSDGT